From a region of the Bradyrhizobium sp. KBS0727 genome:
- a CDS encoding YcjF family protein, whose translation MSEKTPHRRPATFKLDDPGVVVMDSDETGRPARGTVRITPESDPSLLPVLVDAPLVPVRRGFRWGTLFFAAVGGLVLLGTGLGIVNLVEDLFARSESLGFLGIAFAAAATLALTVVIAREAFALARLATIEKLHLRAAEVLRSDDRAASRAVVADLVKLAHQNPQLARARAALAGHADDIIDGADMIKLAERELMTPLDQEARRLVSTAAQRVSVVTAVSPRALIDVLFVLVASLRMIRQLALLYGGRPGTLGMIRLMRHVIGHLAITGGMAASDSLIQQMLGHGIAAKLSQRLGEGVLNGLLTARLGLAAIDVTRPLPFTALPRPALADLAKDLLRKRDDEA comes from the coding sequence ATGAGCGAGAAAACGCCGCATCGGCGGCCGGCAACGTTCAAGCTCGACGATCCCGGCGTGGTCGTGATGGATTCTGACGAGACCGGCCGCCCTGCCCGCGGCACGGTGCGCATCACGCCGGAGAGCGATCCGTCGCTGCTGCCGGTGCTGGTCGATGCGCCGCTGGTGCCGGTGCGTCGCGGCTTTCGCTGGGGCACGCTGTTCTTTGCTGCCGTCGGCGGACTGGTGCTGCTCGGCACCGGGCTCGGCATCGTCAATCTGGTCGAGGATCTGTTTGCGCGCAGCGAAAGCCTCGGCTTCCTGGGCATCGCATTCGCCGCCGCCGCCACCCTGGCGCTGACGGTGGTGATCGCGCGCGAGGCGTTCGCCCTGGCGCGGTTGGCCACCATCGAAAAACTGCATCTGCGCGCTGCGGAAGTTTTGCGCAGCGACGACCGCGCCGCGAGCCGGGCCGTCGTGGCCGACCTGGTCAAGCTCGCTCACCAGAACCCGCAACTGGCGCGGGCCCGCGCCGCGCTGGCCGGCCATGCCGACGATATCATCGACGGCGCCGACATGATCAAGCTGGCCGAGCGCGAATTGATGACGCCGCTCGATCAGGAAGCGCGGCGACTGGTCTCGACGGCGGCACAGCGGGTCTCTGTCGTCACCGCCGTGAGCCCGCGCGCGCTGATCGACGTACTGTTCGTATTGGTGGCGTCGTTGCGGATGATCCGGCAACTGGCGCTGCTCTATGGCGGGCGGCCGGGCACGCTCGGCATGATCCGCCTGATGCGCCATGTCATCGGACATCTCGCCATCACCGGCGGCATGGCCGCCAGCGACAGCCTGATCCAGCAGATGCTCGGCCACGGCATCGCGGCCAAGCTCTCGCAGCGCCTCGGCGAAGGCGTACTCAACGGCCTGCTGACGGCGCGGCTTGGCCTCGCCGCCATCGACGTCACCCGCCCGCTGCCGTTCACCGCGCTGCCGCGCCCGGCGCTGGCAGACCTCGCCAAGGACCTGTTGCGCAAGCGGGACGACGAGGCGTGA
- a CDS encoding YncE family protein — translation MFEEIARGRCQGRFSIASLPDCDQRNPQRTRRYEVIMPLKIVGTIAIPGAAGSEFDHAAFDAKSRRVFIAHTARDCIEVIDHDAGRHLATLPGFPGVAGAVADDGQILATNRGNASVALLDAVTLETGAVFKTGARPNGAVIVARSGLAIAACIGNDTEAPTLQLFGLHDHKHVSIDLPGRPRWCVTDADAGRIFLCIREPSMVLVAQLPDLGVVTHWKIPSSGAHGLDIDHTRSRLYVACDDRTLVEMNSATGEVTNVWPIGGPPDVTFFNPATGLVHVAIGEPGLVESIDPRNGHGTRTVTGAGAHTTALVAPDQLYVISPAHGGVLVLSDV, via the coding sequence ATGTTCGAGGAGATTGCGCGTGGACGATGCCAGGGCCGATTTTCTATTGCTTCCTTACCAGATTGTGATCAGCGCAACCCTCAGCGCACGCGGCGCTATGAGGTCATCATGCCGCTGAAAATAGTCGGAACCATCGCCATACCAGGCGCCGCAGGCAGCGAGTTCGATCACGCCGCCTTCGATGCGAAGAGCCGGCGTGTCTTCATTGCACACACGGCACGCGATTGTATCGAGGTAATCGACCACGACGCTGGCCGCCACCTGGCAACGCTGCCGGGATTTCCGGGCGTGGCCGGGGCCGTCGCCGACGACGGACAGATTCTGGCAACCAACCGCGGCAACGCCAGCGTCGCCTTGCTTGATGCCGTCACGCTGGAAACCGGTGCCGTGTTCAAGACCGGCGCGCGACCGAACGGCGCCGTGATCGTAGCCCGATCCGGACTGGCGATCGCAGCCTGTATCGGTAATGACACCGAAGCGCCGACATTGCAGCTTTTCGGATTGCACGACCACAAACACGTATCGATCGACCTCCCGGGGCGCCCTCGCTGGTGCGTCACCGACGCCGATGCCGGGCGTATATTTCTCTGCATCCGCGAGCCCTCGATGGTGCTGGTGGCACAGCTACCGGACCTTGGCGTGGTGACGCATTGGAAAATCCCGTCATCGGGCGCTCACGGTCTCGACATCGATCATACCAGAAGCAGGCTTTATGTTGCCTGTGACGACAGAACCCTGGTCGAGATGAACAGCGCAACGGGCGAAGTCACCAACGTGTGGCCGATCGGAGGTCCGCCCGACGTCACGTTCTTCAATCCGGCAACCGGCCTGGTTCATGTCGCCATCGGAGAGCCCGGGCTTGTCGAATCCATCGATCCGCGGAATGGCCACGGCACGCGAACCGTGACCGGGGCAGGCGCGCATACAACGGCGCTGGTGGCGCCGGACCAGCTCTACGTGATTTCACCCGCGCATGGCGGCGTCCTCGTCCTCTCGGACGTCTGA
- a CDS encoding DUF1127 domain-containing protein, with protein MACGSTINNPTNTLAASVSFPALGWSWRTPAGWLAGIALWLERRDQYRQLLEFDDRLLADIGVSKTDVEEVRRSPLYMDAWCDSR; from the coding sequence ATGGCTTGCGGCAGCACGATCAACAATCCAACCAATACTCTCGCAGCTTCAGTCTCTTTTCCGGCGCTTGGATGGTCCTGGAGAACCCCGGCTGGGTGGCTGGCCGGAATAGCACTGTGGTTGGAACGACGGGACCAGTACAGGCAACTTCTCGAATTTGATGATCGGCTGCTCGCCGACATTGGCGTATCGAAGACGGATGTTGAAGAAGTGCGAAGGTCTCCCTTGTACATGGACGCGTGGTGCGACAGCCGATGA
- a CDS encoding SDR family oxidoreductase, translating into MQVNGKVVVVTGGGNGIGKAMCEAFHRAGAAKVVVADIDPAAARAVATPIGGAAFKCDVGKEKDILHVIEETEKQFGPIALFCSNAGIGGGFDPLSANAGGTSDEPWSRSWAVHVMAHVYAARHLIPRMKARGGGYFLNTISAAGLLSQVGSPAYSTTKHAAVGFAENLAISHKDDGIKVSILCPQGVDTAMLRSIPKGPQSGDGDLTPEQVAQDVLAGLEQETFVILPHPQVLGYMRKKTENYDRWIAGMAKIQAKMREAYGK; encoded by the coding sequence ATGCAGGTGAACGGCAAAGTCGTGGTCGTGACGGGGGGCGGCAACGGTATCGGCAAGGCGATGTGCGAGGCGTTCCACCGCGCCGGCGCCGCCAAGGTGGTGGTCGCCGATATCGATCCGGCAGCCGCGCGAGCCGTTGCCACCCCGATCGGTGGAGCGGCCTTCAAATGCGATGTCGGAAAAGAGAAGGACATCCTTCACGTCATCGAGGAGACCGAGAAGCAATTCGGCCCGATCGCGTTGTTCTGCTCCAATGCCGGTATCGGCGGCGGCTTCGATCCGCTGTCGGCCAACGCGGGCGGAACCTCCGACGAACCATGGTCGCGGAGTTGGGCCGTTCATGTGATGGCGCATGTCTATGCGGCGCGGCATCTGATCCCGCGCATGAAGGCGCGCGGCGGCGGCTATTTCCTCAACACGATTTCGGCGGCGGGACTGCTTTCGCAGGTCGGAAGTCCGGCCTATTCGACCACCAAGCACGCCGCGGTGGGGTTTGCGGAAAATCTCGCTATTTCGCACAAGGATGATGGCATCAAGGTCTCCATTCTGTGCCCGCAGGGCGTCGATACCGCGATGCTGCGCTCGATCCCGAAGGGCCCGCAATCCGGCGACGGCGATCTGACGCCGGAGCAGGTGGCGCAGGATGTTTTGGCCGGACTCGAGCAGGAGACGTTCGTCATTCTGCCGCATCCGCAGGTGCTGGGCTATATGCGCAAGAAGACCGAGAATTACGACCGCTGGATTGCCGGCATGGCGAAGATCCAGGCCAAGATGCGGGAGGCGTATGGGAAGTGA
- a CDS encoding MaoC family dehydratase N-terminal domain-containing protein — MTEAVVENLDLDHLRQWIGKTTEASDIVTAHLVKGLRATLFQDIGEPKTGDAAPWTTHWCLAQPVFPMSMLGPDGHPTRGGFLPPVPLPRRMWAGGELEFFEPLRVGDDSERTSRITDVTIKTGSTGVLCFVSVEHIITTPRGMAIRERQDLVYRDVGGATPAASAKASPPAPVAKHRESHVSDPVLLFRYSALTFNGHRIHYDRDYATKVEGYPGLIFHGPLQAALIVEFAAKLHGGTPPKKFSYRGLQPLFEGSEFSVNANDIAAGTELWTANAEGQPTMKGTATW; from the coding sequence ATGACCGAAGCTGTCGTCGAAAATCTCGACCTGGATCATCTGCGCCAGTGGATCGGCAAGACCACCGAGGCGTCCGACATCGTCACCGCGCACCTGGTGAAAGGTTTGCGCGCGACGCTGTTTCAGGACATCGGCGAGCCGAAGACGGGCGACGCCGCACCCTGGACCACGCATTGGTGCCTGGCACAGCCGGTGTTTCCGATGTCGATGCTCGGCCCCGACGGCCACCCGACCCGCGGCGGTTTTCTGCCGCCGGTGCCGCTGCCGCGCCGGATGTGGGCCGGCGGCGAGCTGGAATTCTTCGAACCCTTGCGCGTCGGCGATGACTCCGAGCGGACCTCGCGCATTACTGACGTGACGATCAAGACCGGTTCGACCGGCGTGCTGTGCTTCGTCTCCGTCGAGCACATCATCACGACGCCGCGCGGCATGGCAATTCGCGAGCGCCAGGATCTGGTCTATCGCGACGTGGGCGGCGCGACGCCGGCAGCTTCAGCCAAGGCGTCACCGCCGGCGCCGGTCGCGAAACATCGCGAAAGCCATGTCAGCGATCCCGTGCTGCTGTTTCGCTACTCCGCGCTGACCTTCAACGGCCACCGCATTCATTACGACCGCGATTACGCCACCAAGGTCGAGGGCTATCCGGGCCTGATCTTCCACGGCCCGTTGCAGGCGGCTCTGATTGTCGAGTTCGCTGCAAAACTTCACGGCGGCACGCCGCCGAAGAAGTTCAGCTATCGGGGCCTGCAGCCTTTGTTCGAAGGCAGCGAATTCTCCGTCAACGCCAACGACATCGCCGCCGGCACGGAACTGTGGACCGCGAATGCAGAGGGCCAGCCGACCATGAAGGGCACGGCGACGTGGTGA
- the mdlC gene encoding benzoylformate decarboxylase, with protein MSKKPAKASTTVKDATFTLLRAFGVKRVFGNPGSTELPFLSDWPDDIDYVLGLQEASVIGMADGYAQATRNAGFVNLHSAAGVGNALGNIYTAHRNQTPLVITAGQQARSILPLQAFLQAERASEFPRPYVKYSVEPARAEDVPAAIARAYYVAMQPPCGPTFVSVPIDDWTRPAQSIEVRQVSRELGPDPAAMKSLVAALSEAKHPALAIGPGVDRAAAVDLMVRVAEKTKAAVWVSPFSARCSFPERHPQFAGFLHASPGQLSDALRAHDLVVVIGAPVFTFHVEGHASIFDGATTIFQITDDPTAAAVTPVGTSIVATMKPALSMLLDLLPETRRTAAAGRVLPPKPSAADPIPVEYLLDALFHAMPSDAALVEEAPSHRPAMQKFMPMRGQDSFYTMASGGLGWSLPAAVGMALGRPGVRTVCLIGDGSAMYSIQALWTAAQRKLPLTVVVINNSGYGAMRSFSQVMQVRNVPGLELPGIDFVKLAEGMGCDAVRVAKSSELAAALKRGLAHDGVSLIEVMVDSAVPLLYAKKS; from the coding sequence TTGTCCAAAAAGCCAGCCAAAGCCTCCACCACCGTCAAGGACGCCACCTTCACCCTGCTCCGCGCGTTCGGCGTCAAACGCGTGTTCGGCAATCCCGGCTCGACCGAACTGCCGTTCCTGAGCGACTGGCCTGACGACATCGACTACGTGCTGGGCCTGCAGGAAGCCTCCGTCATCGGCATGGCCGACGGCTATGCGCAGGCGACCCGCAATGCCGGCTTCGTCAACCTGCATTCCGCTGCCGGCGTCGGCAACGCGCTCGGCAACATCTACACCGCGCACCGCAACCAGACGCCGCTGGTGATCACCGCCGGCCAGCAGGCGCGCTCGATCCTGCCGCTGCAGGCGTTTCTCCAGGCCGAACGCGCGTCGGAATTTCCGCGGCCTTACGTCAAATACAGCGTCGAGCCGGCGCGGGCCGAAGACGTGCCGGCCGCGATCGCGCGCGCCTATTACGTGGCGATGCAGCCGCCATGCGGGCCGACCTTCGTCTCGGTGCCGATCGACGACTGGACGCGCCCGGCGCAATCGATCGAGGTCCGCCAGGTCAGCCGCGAACTCGGACCTGATCCGGCCGCGATGAAGTCGCTGGTCGCGGCGCTGTCGGAAGCAAAGCACCCCGCGCTGGCGATCGGCCCCGGCGTCGATCGTGCCGCAGCCGTCGACCTGATGGTGCGGGTGGCGGAGAAGACGAAAGCCGCGGTCTGGGTCAGCCCGTTCTCGGCGCGTTGTTCTTTCCCGGAACGGCATCCGCAATTCGCGGGCTTCCTGCACGCCTCGCCGGGACAACTGTCGGACGCATTGCGCGCGCATGATCTGGTGGTCGTGATCGGCGCGCCGGTGTTTACGTTCCATGTCGAGGGCCATGCGTCGATCTTCGATGGCGCGACCACGATCTTCCAGATCACCGACGATCCGACCGCCGCCGCCGTGACGCCTGTCGGTACCAGCATCGTCGCCACCATGAAGCCGGCGCTGTCGATGCTGCTCGACCTGCTGCCGGAAACCAGGCGCACCGCAGCGGCTGGCCGCGTGCTGCCGCCAAAGCCATCCGCGGCCGATCCGATCCCGGTCGAATATCTGCTCGACGCGCTGTTTCACGCCATGCCCAGTGATGCGGCGCTGGTCGAGGAAGCGCCGTCGCACCGTCCGGCGATGCAAAAATTCATGCCGATGCGCGGCCAGGACAGTTTCTACACCATGGCGAGCGGCGGCCTCGGCTGGAGCCTGCCCGCCGCGGTCGGCATGGCGCTGGGGCGGCCCGGCGTGCGCACCGTCTGCCTGATCGGCGACGGCTCGGCGATGTATTCGATCCAGGCGCTGTGGACCGCGGCGCAACGCAAGCTGCCGCTGACGGTCGTCGTCATCAACAATTCCGGCTACGGCGCGATGCGCTCGTTCAGCCAGGTGATGCAGGTGCGCAATGTACCGGGCCTCGAACTGCCCGGCATCGATTTCGTCAAACTCGCCGAAGGCATGGGCTGCGATGCGGTGCGGGTCGCCAAATCATCGGAGCTTGCCGCTGCGCTGAAGCGCGGGCTCGCGCATGACGGCGTCAGCCTGATCGAGGTGATGGTGGATTCGGCGGTGCCGCTGCTGTACGCGAAGAAGAGTTAG
- a CDS encoding hemolysin III family protein — translation MTIFRLKQIASTSIHAAAGAMHWNYDRTELIADGVVHIVGVCLGLVAATALIVLAAVYASAIDVAAVSVYAAGLLAMLAMSATYNLWPVSSAKWVLRRFDHSAIYLLIAATYTPLIMELKDSTFAIVLLIGVWCVAIIGIVLKLARPGRYDRTAVGLYLALGWSGVMLYDQVVKALPNLALGFVVAGGVLYSLGVIFHAWQRLRFQNAIWHGFVLLGAACHYTAILDLVLT, via the coding sequence ATGACGATCTTCAGACTGAAGCAAATCGCATCGACTTCGATCCACGCGGCGGCCGGCGCCATGCACTGGAACTACGACCGCACTGAGCTGATCGCCGACGGCGTCGTGCACATCGTCGGCGTCTGTCTCGGCCTGGTGGCGGCCACCGCGCTGATCGTGCTGGCGGCCGTTTATGCCAGCGCGATCGACGTTGCCGCGGTGTCGGTCTATGCCGCCGGCCTGCTGGCGATGCTGGCGATGTCGGCGACCTACAATCTCTGGCCGGTATCATCAGCCAAATGGGTGTTGCGGCGGTTCGATCATTCCGCGATCTATCTGTTGATCGCCGCGACCTATACGCCGCTGATCATGGAATTGAAGGACAGCACCTTCGCCATCGTACTGCTGATCGGGGTGTGGTGCGTCGCCATCATCGGCATCGTGCTGAAACTGGCGCGGCCGGGACGATACGATCGCACCGCCGTCGGCCTCTATCTCGCTTTGGGCTGGAGCGGCGTGATGCTGTACGATCAGGTCGTGAAGGCGCTGCCGAATCTCGCGCTGGGGTTCGTCGTCGCAGGCGGCGTGCTGTATAGTCTGGGCGTGATCTTCCACGCCTGGCAGCGGCTGCGCTTCCAGAACGCGATCTGGCATGGCTTCGTCTTGCTTGGCGCGGCGTGCCATTATACGGCTATCCTCGATCTGGTCCTGACGTAG
- a CDS encoding chromate resistance protein ChrB domain-containing protein, producing MKWITREKVKVDRVACPWLIKKFVDEDAEFFFVPGEKVMAEAKRLDAIPYDVKDVELGHHGKECSFEAILKKYKLTGDPALMLLGRIVNGADTDNTLYHQPEGPGLEAVAEGFRHLGFKDDHAHNAAAWIVYDALYAYCGEMVRRGKPHGDFMS from the coding sequence ATGAAATGGATCACCCGAGAAAAGGTCAAGGTCGACCGCGTTGCATGTCCATGGCTCATCAAGAAGTTCGTCGATGAGGACGCCGAGTTCTTTTTCGTTCCTGGAGAGAAAGTCATGGCGGAGGCGAAGCGCCTCGATGCCATTCCCTATGACGTCAAGGATGTCGAGCTTGGTCATCACGGCAAGGAGTGCTCGTTCGAAGCAATCCTGAAAAAGTACAAGTTGACCGGCGATCCCGCGCTGATGTTGCTCGGGCGGATCGTCAATGGCGCCGATACCGATAACACGTTGTACCATCAACCGGAGGGACCCGGCCTGGAGGCGGTCGCCGAAGGCTTTCGGCATCTCGGCTTCAAGGACGACCACGCGCATAATGCGGCGGCGTGGATCGTCTATGACGCGCTCTATGCGTATTGCGGCGAGATGGTCAGGCGCGGCAAGCCACATGGTGACTTCATGAGTTGA
- a CDS encoding YcjX family protein produces the protein MAPSFSDIVEEARLSARALLDYGEGFFNPTVRLGVTGLSRAGKTVFITALIHGLTRGGRFPVFEPYASGRIARARLEPQPDDAVPRFDYENHLRSLIEQRRWPSSTVDISELRLVIDYQRQNGADRTLTIDIVDYPGEWLLDLPLLAKSYEQWSAESLALSREGPRLKLAAPWHEHLATLSAEGREDEQAALTAAKLFTDYLRACRDERFAMSLLPPGRFLMPGNMAGTPALTFAPLDVAADGTAPDGSLWAMMKRRYEAYKDVVVRPFFRDHFARLDRQIVLVDALAAFNAGPEALHDLEAALAGILDCFRIGRGTLLSNLFRPRIDRILFAATKADHLHHQSHDRLEAVLRRAVAKAAGRAEVAGAAIDVVALSAVRATREAVVTRGRDKLPSILGTPAPGEVANGETFDGETEVATFPGDLPDNPEQLFNGGFRGLSSTPFDKADFRFLRFRPPRVAQEGAEEPALPHIRLDRALQFLIGDRLQ, from the coding sequence ATGGCCCCGAGTTTTTCAGACATCGTCGAGGAAGCGCGCCTGTCGGCGCGGGCGCTATTGGATTACGGCGAGGGCTTCTTCAATCCCACCGTGCGGCTCGGCGTCACCGGGCTGTCGCGCGCCGGCAAGACCGTGTTCATCACGGCGCTGATCCACGGCCTGACCCGCGGCGGCCGGTTTCCGGTGTTCGAGCCCTATGCGTCGGGGCGGATCGCCCGCGCCCGGCTCGAGCCGCAGCCGGACGATGCGGTGCCGCGCTTCGATTACGAGAACCATCTCCGCTCCCTGATCGAGCAGCGGCGCTGGCCGAGCTCCACCGTCGACATTTCGGAACTGCGGCTGGTGATCGACTATCAGCGGCAAAATGGCGCGGACCGGACGCTGACCATCGACATCGTCGACTATCCCGGCGAATGGCTGCTCGACCTGCCGCTGCTCGCCAAAAGCTACGAGCAGTGGTCGGCCGAAAGCCTCGCATTGTCGAGGGAAGGCCCGCGCCTCAAACTCGCCGCGCCCTGGCATGAGCATCTGGCGACGTTGAGCGCCGAAGGCCGCGAGGACGAACAGGCCGCGCTGACGGCCGCAAAGCTTTTCACCGACTACCTGCGCGCCTGCCGCGACGAGCGCTTCGCCATGAGCCTGTTGCCGCCCGGACGTTTCCTGATGCCGGGCAACATGGCGGGCACGCCGGCGCTGACCTTTGCGCCGCTCGACGTCGCCGCCGACGGAACGGCTCCCGACGGTTCGCTGTGGGCGATGATGAAGCGGCGTTATGAAGCCTACAAGGACGTCGTGGTGCGGCCGTTCTTTCGCGATCACTTCGCCCGGCTCGATCGCCAGATCGTGCTGGTCGACGCGCTCGCCGCCTTCAACGCCGGGCCGGAGGCGCTGCACGATCTCGAAGCCGCCCTCGCAGGCATTCTGGATTGCTTCCGGATCGGACGCGGCACGCTGCTCAGCAATCTGTTCCGGCCGCGGATCGACCGCATTCTGTTTGCCGCCACCAAGGCCGATCATCTGCACCACCAGAGCCATGACCGGCTGGAAGCGGTGTTGCGGCGTGCGGTCGCCAAGGCCGCCGGCCGCGCCGAAGTTGCCGGTGCCGCGATCGACGTCGTCGCGCTGTCAGCGGTGCGCGCCACCCGCGAGGCGGTCGTCACCCGCGGTCGCGACAAGCTGCCGTCCATCCTCGGCACGCCCGCGCCGGGCGAGGTCGCCAATGGCGAGACTTTTGACGGCGAAACCGAAGTGGCGACCTTTCCGGGCGACCTGCCCGACAATCCCGAGCAACTGTTCAACGGCGGGTTTCGCGGCCTCTCCAGCACGCCCTTCGACAAGGCCGATTTCCGTTTCCTGCGCTTCCGGCCGCCACGGGTCGCACAGGAGGGCGCGGAAGAGCCTGCACTGCCTCACATCCGCCTTGACCGCGCCCTTCAGTTCCTGATCGGAGACCGACTGCAATGA